Part of the Roseobacter litoralis Och 149 genome, CGGCCCGGCGCACCGTGCCCGTCATCCAGAAACCGCCACTGCCGATCCGCTCCACAATTGGCGCCCCCGGCAGGTAATTATTCGCCCCGCCGCGCATGGTGGCTGTCGGTGCCAATCCGCTGGCCCTCGCGGGACCGATAAGACCGGAAAAACTCGTCGCGGCGACAGCGGCGCTGGCGGTGGCGGTGAAAAGTGAACGGCGGGTCAGCAGTCTGCGGGTCATTCCGGGTTCTCCTGTATGGGCAAAGTGAAACCATTCTGGGTCGGTTAATGTCTAAGTTAGCACGCAATCAGCGAATTCCGATTCACCCACCGCATTACAGGCATAACATGAAATCACAGCTTCGTGATCGCGCGAGGAACGCGCTGTCGGACCAAGCCTGCTGCGCTGGTTTTTCCGGTTCTTGACGAAAAAACCTCTTCTTTGGATGCCTCAAGCCCCTCTTATGTTTCTCACACCAAGCATTTCTGATACGCCAAAAGGCGAAGCGGCCCGGTGAAAGTACCCTGGCAACCACCTTCATTGCGCTATGGCAATTGAACGATCCCACGCAGATGGCCAAGTTTGGGCGACACCCTGCGCCACCCCCGTTTTTTTCAGCCCTCGCGGAAAGCGCGCGTGAAATAGTCGGTCAAAGGTTTGGCCAGATAGTTGAGCGGCGAACGCTCCGCCGTTTTGATGAAGGCTTCAACAGGCATGCCGGGCAACAGCACCTGCCCGCCAAGTTTCTCTGCCTCACCATCCATCGGGACCAGCTTGACCTCGTAATAGGACATGCCGGTGACTTCATCGGTGAACACATCCGCTGACATTCGAACCACATGCCCGATAATTTCAGGTGTCATGCGCTGGTCGAAGGCTGCAAAACGCAAGGTGGCTTCCTGACCGACATGCACCTGATCAATGTGAATGGGGTCAACCCGTGCCGCGACGACCATGGGCTGGTCTTGCGGGATAATGTACATGATCGGTTCAGCCGGTGAGACAACCGACCGCAAAGCAAATATGCGCGATCCGTAGATGACGCCGCTGACCGGGGCCCGTAGCTCCATCCGCGATAAGGTATCCGTGGTGCTCAGGCGGCGCTGGACAAGCTCGACCTCCTGAAACTGTAAGTCGCGCAGGGTCGAAATAGCTTCTTCTCGCAACCGCGACGTCAGCGAAATCCGTTCAATGCTGAGCGATGCAATCTCACCGCGCAGCTGAGCGATACTGGACGTCACACTGCCAATTTCACCCAACAGCCGCGCCTGCTCGCGTTGCAGCGAAGAGACACGTGAAGCCGGGGCAAGTCCTTTTTCAAACAGCGTCTGGCTGTCGGTCAATTCAGCTTCAATCAGGCCGCGTTGGGTTTCAAGCGCTGCAAGCTGTGCGGTCGCCCCTTCGATCTGGTTCTCCGCCTGCGCGATCTGCTCCAGTATCTGTTCTGAACTTTGCTGCAAGGAAGTCGCCCGCGCCTCGAACAGCTGTGCTTGCCCGTCAATCAACGCCTGAACGGCGTCATCCTCTGCGGCCAGTTCGGCCAGTTCTTCCGTAAGCGGCAACGCATCCAGACCATCACGCTCTGCTTTCAATCTTGCTTTGCGCGCGAGGATCTCAAAAAGCTGCCCCTCGACAATCGCAAGTTCCGAGCGCAACTGGGTGTCATCAAAGCGCAGGACGGTATCCCCGGCGTTCACAAAATCGCCATCTTTCACGGGCAACGCACCAACCACACCCCCCTGTGGGTGTTGCAAAACCTGCCGGTTGGATTCCACCTCGATATTGCCCGAGGCAATGACAGCCCCTGCAATGCGCGCCTGAACACTCCAGACGCCGATCACCCCGACCAATATCAAAAGCGCGGTTATCCCAACCATCAGCGGGCCGGTTGCTTTCCATGCGCGTGGTTGCTGCGATTGTCCGTTCATGATGATGTCGCCTGTGCCAGTGATTTCTTGATGTTCTCGACATTGCTGACCATGGATTTCAGCACCTCGTCGCGAGGGCCATCCGCCTTGATCCGACCACCGTCAATCACCAGCAGCCGGTCACATTCCGACAACGCGCTTGGCCGGTGCGTCATGATTACAACGGCGCGGTTGGCGGCCTTGAATTCGCGTACCGCCAAATTCAGCGCGACCGATCCATCATTGTCCAACGCCGAATTCGGCTCGTCCAGTATCAGCAGGACAGGGTCACCATAAAAGGCACGCGCCAAGGCAATGCGCTGTCGCTGACCGCCAGAAAGCTGTCCATCATCCCCCTGCACAATTGTTTTATATCCATCGGGCAGCGACAAAATCATATCATGCGCATTAGCGCGTTTTGCCGCTTCAACCACTTTTGTATCATCAGGGTTGATCGCCATTCGTGCAATGTTTTCAGCAATGGTCCCAGAGAAAAGCACCACGTTCTGCGGCAGGTATCCGATGTAGGACCCCAGGGCATCCGGATCGTATTGATCCAAGGTGGCGCCGCCAAAGCGCACCTCGCCCGCCGCCACCCGGGTCAGGCCCAGCAACGTCTTGGCAAGGGTTGATTTGCCCGACCCGCTCTTGCCGATAACGCCAAGAGCTTCGCCCTCACCGATATAGAAAGAGATACCGCTGAGCGTCGGGAACTTTGCGCCCTGAGCGATAACAGAAACGCCCGCAAATGACACATTCGCATGCGGCGTCGGCAGTGTATGCGTTTCAGGCAACACAGGGGTTTTGTCCAGC contains:
- a CDS encoding HlyD family type I secretion periplasmic adaptor subunit; this encodes MNGQSQQPRAWKATGPLMVGITALLILVGVIGVWSVQARIAGAVIASGNIEVESNRQVLQHPQGGVVGALPVKDGDFVNAGDTVLRFDDTQLRSELAIVEGQLFEILARKARLKAERDGLDALPLTEELAELAAEDDAVQALIDGQAQLFEARATSLQQSSEQILEQIAQAENQIEGATAQLAALETQRGLIEAELTDSQTLFEKGLAPASRVSSLQREQARLLGEIGSVTSSIAQLRGEIASLSIERISLTSRLREEAISTLRDLQFQEVELVQRRLSTTDTLSRMELRAPVSGVIYGSRIFALRSVVSPAEPIMYIIPQDQPMVVAARVDPIHIDQVHVGQEATLRFAAFDQRMTPEIIGHVVRMSADVFTDEVTGMSYYEVKLVPMDGEAEKLGGQVLLPGMPVEAFIKTAERSPLNYLAKPLTDYFTRAFREG